In Setaria viridis chromosome 5, Setaria_viridis_v4.0, whole genome shotgun sequence, the genomic stretch CCCAACAACAGGGCACTGGCGGTGAGGGGGAGCGGCGTTGCCTGCTTGCGGATCGGGAGGTGTCCGGTGGCGAGCAGTAAGGGGGCAACAAGATAGGGCAAAGCCCCCACGGTGAGGCAACCTGCcaacgaggtggaggagcagcgCGATGGAGGGCGCGGGGTGGAGCGGGCCTGGCGAGGCACCACAACCCGGCAACGATGACATCAGACACCGTTGctctgccgccgccccggcggctCCAACATTGGCTGCAGGCGGCGCGGCTGGACCAGCGAGGGAGGGGCGTTGCACGGCCGTCAGATGGCAGTTGTGCGGCGGTCAGCTCGGTGCCCCCATGGTTCTCCGCAGCCGCGCACTCGCGCTCAAGTGCAGCAGGATCGTGCTCAAGGGTAGCGGTGGTGGCAGCGTTGGAAGAGTAGATGGGGGCGCAAGGCCAGACGCATGATAGGGGTGGCGAAGACGGCAACACTCGTGGCGGATCCTGGCAGCGATGGAAGAGGTAGGTCCCTCTGCTGCTGGTTAACCACGACGGCGTGGCGGATCAGATGGATCGGCCACGCATCTTACGAGGACGCTGCCTCCGGTGGAGATCGATCTCCTCGGGGGCGGCGCGAGGGCAGCGGAAGCCGGAGGCCTAGGGTTAGAAcctagactcgtgataccatgtaagaTTGTATATAATGCGTGGGATGTATTGCTTGAGCCCCTTGGGCTAATTATATAGGAGTAtatggcttggagggcaagtagcctctcctagagataaggaaggttatcctgggattacaatcaatcctaaactaaccatatccagagttgcctaatatactctaacagtTACAAACATATCAATCAAAGACAAACTCTAGCATAATAATCAGTGCAGAACTGTACCTCATTCGGATGACAAAACATTCTCTCCCACCATGATCAAGCACAGTGCGGGTCAGCCACCGTCCTTCTTGTGGACGGTAATTTCTCATGCGCAATATCACATCAGAAATCATGGCCCCACCATCATCAGTGACTCGATCAGGAACACACTTCAATAAGTACGGTGCTTGAACTGGAGGGGTAATTGATGCCATTGCTCTCATCCTGACTTCAAGTTCCTCCGTGAGAGCAAGTGCTTTCTCATGCAACATATCACTCCATGAAAATGAGATGTTCTTGAGAAACTTGCTGTTCCTGAAACATCCAGTTGTGGTGCGCCTGACCTCAATGAGGAGACCCCGGGTTGCAAATTCACAGTACAAGTGCCATGTTTTCTGCCAGTTTTTGCAGGATAAGTTGGCCATTGATTTGTTCAGTTTTAGTGATCTGTGACACCTCTGTGTTCGCAACCGTAGGAACTCCTTGTTGATGTGCTCCTTATCACTTTCTCCTTTCAAGAACACATACACCTGTTATCAAAAATCAATGACACTGTTGCCAGCATGTAAACCACACGAATATATAAGCATGTTTTGTGTCAAATCTCTTTGAagttactctttttttttagtAATTTTCCACACATATTACTTTAGAGATCCTGCAGTGGATGACCAAATTTGGCACTAAACCACTGCTGAAAGAAGTTCAAGCTAAGTACAGCATTATTGCTGATATTTGTACCTTTTGcaatgaaaatatataaaaagaGAGATTTTGGATTCCTAAAACAAATCTACTATGTCATGGGGCTGCTACCCCCCCAGCAATTTGTGGTTATTAACAGCTAGAAAGAAGCTCAGCAACTGCTAGTGAACGTAGCACCCGCCTACTGAAGCACAAACGTGCTTATGGGCAACCAATTCTGGCCTGATTATTCCAAGCTCAGGCCTAAGTTTTGGCCCACTGGATCTATGATCGGCCTGGCTTGAAATGAGGTCAATACACTATTAAATATCTCTGGCATATAGTTATTAAAGATAATAAGATTATTTCTTTTGAAGGCCCAACCTTGTGGGGATGATTTTTTCAGGCATGATATGATAGCTACAAAAATAAATAATCAAGCAGACCAACCCACTACCTGATTATTTGAGGCCATCAATAAAGTGAATCTTGCATTTTGGCTTGGAGCGACAATAGTCCACATGGGGCTCTAGAATTTACTACTGACATTTTTTGACATATTGCTGTTGGCATCACTTATTGTTGTTGGCATTATGCCACAATGTGGTCCAGAAACAAAAGGGAGTATGCTGAAGATGCAGAGACAAACAGAATGACATGGTGAACAAGTAGAAAACTCTGCTTATTTGCTAGTCATTCATGAGGGCATCACAGAGCTAATATGGAATGTCACAAGTTGGCATAATGCTGTGTGCTCTTTTGCATATCTGGGAAACCAAGATCACAATGTGAGACTCCCTTTAGGCATTTATTCTAGAGCAGTGCGATTTAATCAAAATGCTACTAAATAACTACATTTAATGAATATCTTGAATAGTCTGAGATATACCTCCATAAGAAACCTTGGTTGCAAACTTTTGTACAACCGGTTCGCATCCTCATCTGATGCTGCTGGTGCCCAGTAAAATGCCTCCCGTGCTGCCCTAACTGCCGCCATCTCAACCTCTGATCCAGCCATATCATATGGCACATCATATGCTTCCTCCCATAATGCCCGTGTTCTTTTGAGCACCTCATCAGTCACCACCTCCCCATAACCCACCCCCATTTTTGCAATATTGTCACTGATGGCCATTGCTACCATGTCTGTGGCATAACTTGCAGGAAAACTCTGCCAACAATTCATCACAATCATGTGAACTAAATACCTTTTAAGAATATATTTACTTGCAGGAATGTAATGTCTATACATACCAGGTGAGCAAGCCACATCAGTAATATGTCCAGGCTAGGCACAAGCCGTGTCTGATCTTGGGTTGTACCCACAACCTTCTTCATGAGGTCCAGGAAACACACATATCGCCGCCTCGCAGCAACATGGTAGACACCTTCCCGCACAAAGGGTGAGGCGAAGTGGGCTGCTAGGCCAGCGTACCGTCTCACCATTTCCACAATTTCACTGTTGGCATTGGCATAGGCAATGTCATCATCACTGTTCCCATCAATCTCATTACGGTGGAGGTCAAACGGCTCAGAAGGGTAATGCGCAGCCCAGACATCCCGGCAACGCTCTTCGGCATACTCTTCATTCTCTGCGTCAAGGATGGATGGACGGTCAATGAGGCGTCCGAACCTTGATAAGCAGTATACAGAGTAGCTCTCCTGCGGAAAAGAGGAAATGTTAGATGGAGCACTTGACGAGAAGTGTTGAAGGGGCAAAGCATAACTGAATTTCACAGTTGTGGGTTCCTTGCTGAAAGTTTAAGTCCAGCAAGGACTTCATTAGATTGCATAATTCcgaaaaagtaaataaaaaggCCGTTGCCAATTTTCCCCATTACTACGTCGCTTATTTCTGTCATGATGCCGTCTGGGATTGAAATGCAAATTCTCAAAAGTCAGTTCCACTATCAGTTAAAGAGACAGTCCGATGAATGGGAGTTTAAGCATAGCACTGTTCAATGATTAAATCGTGTGGCTGAGTAATTCCCCAAGATCTGTCATGCAATAAATGGAGACAGAACCCAAAAGGTGGCAAGAAATTAAGAAGGCTAGCTCACATGGTGGAAGCAGTGGCAGAGCCAGACTAGGTGCACGTCGGGTGGCGGCACCAGCATCggcgcctcccctccccctcctcccccttcgccgccctccgccaccgcgaGCGGCAGCCACAGCTCCTCGTACCTCCGCACGgaccgccgccccaccccgggCGGCCCCGCGCGGAGGAACGCCAGcagccggcgcgcggcggccacgAGGTCCACGGAGAAGGCCGAGGGCCCCTCCTTCCCGCCGACGCCCAAGGCGGAGGAcatggccgtggcggcggcgggctccggCTCCGACCCCTCTGCTGCTAGAGAAAGCGCTTTGCCTTTCTTCTCGCTGCTGCTCCGGGGACTAGTGGGATTTGTTGTCAGCTCACTGATGGATCGAATGGACGGATGCGTGCGAGCGCAGGGGACTGCAGAGCGGTTGGCGGTCAAAAGGGCTACGGTGCGGGAgggagggccggccggccggcgcatcGGTCATCATGgagcggggccggccggccactctGTGTTAACGTTTGGTCCTGGCGGAGAGTGATTGATGCCACTTCGTTTTGGTGCGGCTGGACCTATGATTTGGGTGCGTCTGGAGTAGTGGTTGCCACCTGCCCCCAACCGCTACGGCCACGCCATGGAGACTAGCTGGGGACGCGATGCCACTAGGAAAGGAGTCCCGTCACGTATCAAGTAGGCACAAAGGTTGCTCTTGCTCAACACAATGGAATTGGAGACGTTCAAACATCTGCACAGGAGGTGCAATCTGCATGCGGTGCTGTATACGCTGAGTTGTTGGTCTACATCAGTAAAGCGTAACTACACTTTGATAAAGATTTAGGTCCTTGACAAACTGAAATTCccgagggagaggagaggaaaagGTCGGAAGGAGCTGGATAGCCTCGCGTACAAATGTGGGGCACTGTCCCTCAGCTTGTTGCTCACAGTTTGTTGTCATTTGCGCGTCACGGAATTCGGCAATCATTGCGATTGCATCCGCTGGTCCGAACGTTACACGCGCATCCTGACTTTCGAGCACAGTGAAAAGGAACTCGTTGTTGCAGCAGATTAGGGATTATAAGGAACTCGTTGTTGCAGCAGATTAGGGATTATGGGGTGTTTGCAtccccggactaaactttagtacctgtcacatcgaatgtttgatactaattaggagtattaaatatagactatttacaaaattcattgcacagatggaggttaaac encodes the following:
- the LOC117857142 gene encoding uncharacterized protein isoform X2, coding for MRRPAGPPSRTVALLTANRSAVPCARTHPSIRSISELTTNPTSPRSSSEKKGKALSLAAEGSEPEPAAATAMSSALGVGGKEGPSAFSVDLVAAARRLLAFLRAGPPGVGRRSVRRYEELWLPLAVAEGGEGGGGGGEAPMLVPPPDVHLVWLCHCFHHESYSVYCLSRFGRLIDRPSILDAENEEYAEERCRDVWAAHYPSEPFDLHRNEIDGNSDDDIAYANANSEIVEMVRRYAGLAAHFASPFVREGVYHVAARRRYVCFLDLMKKVVGTTQDQTRLVPSLDILLMWLAHLSFPASYATDMVAMAISDNIAKMGVGYGEVVTDEVLKRTRALWEEAYDVPYDMAGSEVEMAAVRAAREAFYWAPAASDEDANRLYKSLQPRFLMEVYVFLKGESDKEHINKEFLRLRTQRCHRSLKLNKSMANLSCKNWQKTWHLYCEFATRGLLIEVRRTTTGCFRNSKFLKNISFSWSDMLHEKALALTEELEVRMRAMASITPPVQAPYLLKCVPDRVTDDGGAMISDVILRMRNYRPQEGRWLTRTVLDHGGRECFVIRMRIGRGIWRRGAETPVAVKWEDRSIEVREGSWSYVASTSSIGYAPEKVVGTATATKDQQENKVVWSLSTGYILTVNLGDELSFQLKSESLEEEARLLVGRRLSYRVNTDGASSNHNEEEQYLTLVRNSPDHHGDRATVLLNWKLLAVEFQPEEDAVFVLLLCMVIARTMTEIRREDVAGLLVRRRIGEARVGQRDWGSVMLPDLLSPDPNLQPWYRNAAQVLSSAETGAMLAKYSPADGKDVLYRQSLIP
- the LOC117857142 gene encoding uncharacterized protein isoform X1, which encodes MRRPAGPPSRTVALLTANRSAVPCARTHPSIRSISELTTNPTSPRSSSEKKGKALSLAAEGSEPEPAAATAMSSALGVGGKEGPSAFSVDLVAAARRLLAFLRAGPPGVGRRSVRRYEELWLPLAVAEGGEGGGGGGEAPMLVPPPDVHLVWLCHCFHHESYSVYCLSRFGRLIDRPSILDAENEEYAEERCRDVWAAHYPSEPFDLHRNEIDGNSDDDIAYANANSEIVEMVRRYAGLAAHFASPFVREGVYHVAARRRYVCFLDLMKKVVGTTQDQTRLVPSLDILLMWLAHLSFPASYATDMVAMAISDNIAKMGVGYGEVVTDEVLKRTRALWEEAYDVPYDMAGSEVEMAAVRAAREAFYWAPAASDEDANRLYKSLQPRFLMEVYVFLKGESDKEHINKEFLRLRTQRCHRSLKLNKSMANLSCKNWQKTWHLYCEFATRGLLIEVRRTTTGCFRNSKFLKNISFSWSDMLHEKALALTEELEVRMRAMASITPPVQAPYLLKCVPDRVTDDGGAMISDVILRMRNYRPQEGRWLTRTVLDHGGRECFVIRMRIGRGIWRRGAETPVAVKWEDRSIEVREGSWSYVASTSSIGYAPGNFKKVVGTATATKDQQENKVVWSLSTGYILTVNLGDELSFQLKSESLEEEARLLVGRRLSYRVNTDGASSNHNEEEQYLTLVRNSPDHHGDRATVLLNWKLLAVEFQPEEDAVFVLLLCMVIARTMTEIRREDVAGLLVRRRIGEARVGQRDWGSVMLPDLLSPDPNLQPWYRNAAQVLSSAETGAMLAKYSPADGKDVLYRQSLIP